A window of the Peromyscus leucopus breed LL Stock chromosome 22, UCI_PerLeu_2.1, whole genome shotgun sequence genome harbors these coding sequences:
- the LOC114685131 gene encoding zinc finger protein 20-like, with protein sequence MRSRNIRKVQPLLPCLSPQKPLRGPLTLLTMLPADVRPLGVDTWMHQKQDMEPVTFEDVAVKFTLGEWALLDSSQKKLYTDVMMETFMNLISIGKTEEENIDVDYRKQQRNLRIQVIERFCGYEHGSQCGKTHQQMPENTVNADNHPAVTVYESSMYVKHINAHSSSDMLVRSQTEEKPYGCQEHVEKAIKYEKCWKDFIYSESFQILKSAPGTENVCENKQSNESYSNLTSHQDFEGTLTGDEPCEYKQFEKTLKEESYVQICESRIHTGEKPFTCKQCGETFINSSHLTKHQKIHTREKTYPCRHCGETFMYSMARQNHEKTHKREHSYICKHCGKVCIHSYHLLQHERRHTREKRYACNQCGKAFRRSSNLHKHERIHSKEKLYTCKQCGKAFISAGNCYNHERIHSAEKTYVCKQCGKAFTFSSYLRKHARIHTGERPYTCKYCGKTFTHSSAYYRHEKIHTREKPYVCVECGQAFTFSKSLQIHERTHTTREKFYKCNQCGKEFVYFSYLRRHERSHNEKKPNG encoded by the exons ATGAGAAGCAGGAATATTCGGAAGGTGCAGCCGTTACTGCCATGTTTGAGTCCCCAGAAGCCGTTGAGAGGTCCCCTGACCTTGTTGACTATGCTTCCAGCTGATGTTAGGCCCCTTGGGGTGGACACCTGGATGCATCAGAAGCAGGACATG GAGCCAGTGACCTTTGAGGATGTGGCTGTGAAGTTCACCCTAGGAGAGTGGGCTCTGTTGGATTCTTCTCAAAAGAAGCTCTACACAGATGTGATGATGGAAACATTTATGAACCTGATCTCCATag ggaaaacagaggaagaaaatattgATGTGGACTACcgaaaacaacagagaaatctGAG AATTCAGGTTATTGAACGATTCTGTGGCTATGAACATGGTAGTCAGTGTGGAAAGACCCACCAACAGATGCCAGAGAATACTGTTAATGCAGACAATCATCCTGCAGTCACAGTTTATGAAAGCAGTATGTATGTAAAACACATCAATGCTCACTCATCCTCCGATATGCTTGTTAGAAGTCAAACTGAAGAGAAACCGTATGGGTGTCAGGAACATGTGGAAAAGgctattaaatatgaaaaatgttgGAAAGATTTCATTTATTCTGAGTCCTTTCAAATACTCAAGAGTGCTCCTGGTACAGAGAACGTCTGTGAAAATAAACAGTCTAATGAATCTTATAGTAATCTCACATCTCATCAAGATTTTGAAGGAACTCTCACTGGAGATGAGCCATGTGAATATAAGCAATTCGAGAAAACCTTAAAGGAAGAAAGTTATGTTCAAATATGTGAATCCAGAATCCATACTGGAGAAAAGCCATTTACATGTAAGCAATGTGGAGAAACCTTCATTAATTCCAGTCACTTGACCAAACATCAGAAAATTCACACGAGAGAGAAAACTTACCCATGTAGACATTGTGGGGAAACTTTCATGTATTCTATGGCCCGtcaaaatcatgaaaaaacacacaaaagggAGCATAGTTACATATGTAAACATTGTGGGAAAGTATGTATTCATTCTTACCATCTTCTCCAGCACGAAAGACGTCATACTCGAGAGAAACGTTATGCATGTAATCAATGTGGCAAAGCATTCAGACGGTCCTCAAACCTTCACAAACATGAAAGAATTCACAGTAAAGAGAAACTTTATACATGTAAGCAATGTGGGAAGGCCTTCATCAGTGCAGGCAACTGTTATAACCATGAAAGAATTCACTCTGCAGAGAAAACCTATGTTTGCAAGCAGTGTGGAAAAGCATTTACATTTTCCTCGTACCTTCGAAAACATGcaagaattcacactggagagagacCCTATACATGTAAATATTGTGGAAAAACCTTCACCCATTCTAGTGCTTATTACAGGCATGAGAAAATTCACACTAGAGAGAAaccatatgtatgtgtggagtGTGGGCAAGCATTTACTTTTTCCAAATCCctccaaatacatgaaagaactCACACTACTAGAGAGAAATTCTACAAGTGTAATCAGTGTGGGAAGGAATTTGTGTATTTCTCATACCTTCGAAGACATGAAAGATCTCACAATGAAAAGAAACCCAATGGGTAG